The proteins below come from a single Serratia ficaria genomic window:
- a CDS encoding cation:proton antiporter, with the protein MELSAPLMLVVIGLSSLLAQWLAWLLRLPAILPLLLFGIVLGPAAHLVQPDLLFGDLLFPLVSLSVAIILFEGALTLRVEEIRGLGGVVRNLVSIGMLVTFLVISVASWWLLDFPPELAALIGAVTVVTGPTVIAPLMRVVRPNANINQVLRWEGIVIDPVGAIFTLLVFEFIVLKQNAESYTHLFWTLGTTAAVGLIAGALFGYLLGLALRRVWLPRYLQNLAVLAIMLTAFGVSNAIADESGLLTVTVMGIWLANMRDVDTSDILAFKEELSAILISALFIILAARLDINALWHMGWPLLGLLLAVQFIARPLCIAVSTWRSSLHWRDRLLLCWIAPRGIVAAAVSSLFALTLQRSGYQGADRLVTVVFAIIIGTVVLQSLTSGMMARWLRVQQQKPRGVLIVGANGVARMLAQALMKMNIPVIVTDSSWEYYRQARMEGIPAYYGHAYSEHAENYLDLSDTAQVLALSPNRHQNALAVYHFGHIFGEDHVFAIRSGAPLKGRGNSGESSRFRRHEILFNQEATYGRLSSLIAKGAAIKATKLNENFGWLEYLEKHQGVIPLFCQREDGSLQPIGAGSAPAMPCTLIALVQDENPSASAR; encoded by the coding sequence ATGGAATTATCTGCCCCGTTAATGTTGGTGGTCATCGGCCTCAGTTCGCTGCTGGCGCAGTGGCTGGCCTGGCTGCTGCGGCTGCCGGCCATTTTGCCGCTGCTGCTGTTCGGCATCGTGCTCGGGCCGGCGGCGCACCTGGTGCAGCCGGACCTGCTGTTCGGCGATCTGCTGTTTCCGCTGGTGTCGCTGTCGGTGGCGATCATTCTGTTTGAGGGCGCGCTGACGCTGCGGGTCGAGGAAATACGCGGCCTCGGCGGCGTGGTGCGCAACCTGGTGAGCATCGGCATGCTGGTGACCTTTCTGGTCATCAGCGTCGCCAGTTGGTGGCTGCTGGATTTCCCGCCGGAGCTGGCGGCGCTGATCGGCGCGGTGACGGTGGTGACCGGGCCCACGGTGATCGCCCCGCTGATGCGCGTGGTGCGGCCAAACGCCAACATCAACCAGGTGCTGCGCTGGGAAGGGATCGTCATTGACCCGGTCGGCGCCATCTTCACCCTGCTGGTGTTCGAATTTATCGTGCTCAAACAGAATGCGGAATCCTATACCCACCTGTTCTGGACGCTGGGCACCACCGCCGCCGTCGGCCTGATCGCCGGCGCGCTGTTCGGTTATCTGCTGGGGCTGGCGCTGCGCCGCGTCTGGCTGCCGCGCTATCTGCAAAACCTGGCGGTATTGGCGATCATGCTGACCGCCTTCGGCGTCTCCAACGCCATCGCCGATGAATCCGGCCTGCTGACCGTCACGGTGATGGGCATCTGGCTGGCCAACATGCGCGACGTGGACACCAGCGATATTCTGGCGTTCAAGGAAGAGCTGTCGGCGATCCTCATTTCGGCGCTGTTTATCATTTTGGCGGCGCGGCTGGACATCAACGCGCTGTGGCACATGGGCTGGCCGCTGCTGGGGCTGTTGCTGGCGGTGCAGTTTATCGCCCGTCCGCTGTGCATCGCGGTGTCGACCTGGCGCTCCTCCCTGCACTGGCGCGATCGGCTGCTGCTGTGCTGGATCGCGCCGCGCGGCATCGTCGCCGCCGCGGTCAGTTCGCTGTTCGCGCTGACGCTGCAGCGCAGCGGCTATCAGGGCGCCGACCGGCTGGTGACGGTGGTGTTCGCCATCATCATCGGCACCGTGGTGCTGCAGAGCCTGACCAGCGGCATGATGGCCCGCTGGCTGCGGGTGCAGCAGCAAAAGCCGCGCGGCGTGCTGATCGTCGGCGCCAACGGCGTGGCGCGCATGCTGGCGCAGGCGCTGATGAAAATGAATATCCCGGTGATCGTCACCGACAGCAGCTGGGAATACTACCGGCAGGCGCGCATGGAAGGCATCCCGGCCTATTACGGCCACGCCTACTCCGAACATGCCGAAAACTACCTCGACCTGAGCGACACCGCCCAGGTGCTGGCGCTGTCGCCCAACCGCCATCAGAACGCGCTGGCGGTCTATCACTTCGGGCATATTTTCGGTGAGGATCACGTGTTCGCCATCCGCTCCGGCGCGCCGTTGAAAGGCCGCGGCAACAGCGGCGAAAGCTCGCGCTTCCGCCGGCACGAGATCCTGTTCAACCAGGAGGCCACCTACGGCCGGTTGAGCAGCCTGATCGCCAAAGGCGCCGCCATCAAGGCGACCAAGCTGAACGAGAACTTTGGCTGGCTGGAATATCTGGAAAAGCATCAGGGGGTGATCCCGCTGTTCTGCCAACGCGAAGACGGTTCGCTGCAGCCGATCGGCGCCGGATCGGCGCCGGCCATGCCCTGCACGCTGATCGCATTGGTGCAAGATGAAAATCCCTCAGCGTCTGCCCGTTGA
- the lysC gene encoding lysine-sensitive aspartokinase 3, whose amino-acid sequence MTLAVPQHSTLVAKFGGTSVADFEAMNRSADVVLSNPQVRLVVLSASAGVTNLLVALAEGCDADKRSYRLDEIRRIQYAILERLNAPEVIREEIDRMLENIAMLSEAAALANSTALTDELVSHGELMSTLLFVEVLRARQVPAEWFDVRKVMRTDDHFGRAVPDSAALSELTQTLLKPRLQEALVVTQGFIGCEPKGRTTTLGRGGSDYTAALLGEALHAGRVDIWTDVPGIYTTDPRVVPAAKRIDKITFEEAAEMATFGAKVLHPATLLPAVRSDIPVFVGSSKDPAAGGTLVCNTTENPPLFRALALRRRQTLLTLHSLNMLHARGFLAEVFSILARHNISVDLITTSEVSVALTMDTTGSTSTGGSLLTTSLLTELSSLCRVEVEENLALVAIIGNKLSQACGVGKEVFGVLDPFNIRMICYGASSYNLCFLVPGDDAEQVVRTLHHNLFE is encoded by the coding sequence ATGACCCTAGCAGTACCCCAACATTCTACCCTGGTGGCCAAGTTCGGCGGCACCAGCGTTGCCGATTTTGAAGCCATGAACCGCAGCGCCGACGTGGTGCTCTCCAACCCGCAGGTGCGCCTGGTGGTGCTGTCCGCCTCCGCCGGCGTCACCAACCTGCTGGTGGCGCTGGCCGAAGGCTGCGATGCCGACAAGCGCAGCTACCGGCTCGATGAAATCCGCCGCATCCAGTACGCCATCCTCGAGCGCCTGAACGCGCCGGAGGTGATCCGCGAAGAAATCGACCGCATGCTGGAAAATATCGCCATGCTGTCGGAGGCCGCGGCGCTGGCCAACTCCACCGCGCTGACCGACGAACTGGTCAGCCATGGGGAACTGATGTCCACCCTGCTGTTCGTCGAGGTGCTGCGCGCGCGTCAAGTGCCGGCGGAATGGTTCGACGTGCGCAAAGTGATGCGCACCGACGATCACTTCGGCCGGGCGGTGCCGGACAGCGCCGCGCTGAGCGAGCTGACCCAGACGCTGCTGAAGCCGCGTCTGCAGGAAGCCCTGGTGGTCACCCAGGGCTTTATCGGCTGCGAACCGAAAGGCCGCACCACCACCCTGGGCCGCGGCGGCAGCGACTACACCGCCGCGCTGCTGGGCGAAGCGCTGCACGCCGGCCGGGTGGATATCTGGACCGACGTGCCGGGCATTTACACCACCGACCCGCGCGTGGTGCCGGCGGCCAAGCGCATCGACAAGATAACCTTTGAAGAAGCGGCCGAAATGGCCACCTTCGGCGCCAAAGTGCTGCACCCGGCCACCCTGCTGCCGGCGGTGCGCAGCGATATTCCGGTATTCGTCGGCTCCAGCAAGGATCCGGCCGCCGGCGGCACGCTGGTGTGCAACACCACCGAAAACCCGCCGCTGTTCCGCGCGCTGGCGCTGCGCCGCAGGCAAACCCTGCTGACCCTGCACAGCCTGAACATGCTGCATGCGCGCGGTTTCCTGGCCGAAGTGTTCAGCATTCTGGCGCGCCATAACATCTCCGTTGACCTGATCACCACCTCGGAAGTCAGCGTGGCGCTGACCATGGACACCACCGGCTCCACCTCCACCGGCGGCAGCCTGCTGACCACCTCGCTGCTGACCGAGCTGTCGTCGCTGTGCCGGGTGGAAGTGGAAGAAAACCTGGCGCTGGTGGCGATCATCGGCAACAAATTGTCCCAGGCCTGCGGCGTGGGCAAAGAGGTGTTCGGCGTGCTCGACCCGTTCAACATCCGCATGATCTGCTACGGCGCCAGCAGCTACAACCTGTGCTTCCTGGTGCCGGGCGACGACGCCGAGCAGGTGGTGCGCACCCTGCACCACAACCTGTTCGAATAA
- the panS gene encoding ketopantoate/pantoate/pantothenate transporter PanS: MLAKLTRLFPLWAILLSVAAYYTPTTFTGIGPYVSPLLMLIMFAMGVTLRLDDFKRVLSRPGPVAAGIFLHYLIMPLAAWILAMLFRMPPDLSAGMVLVGSVASGTASNVMIYLAKGDVALSVTISAVSTLVGVFATPLLTRLYVDAKISVDIMGMLLSILQIVVIPIGLGLIVHHAFTKAVKRVEPLLPALSMVCILAIISAVVAGSQSHIASVGLVVIIAVILHNAIGLLSGYWGGKLFGFDESTCRTLAIEVGMQNSGLAATLGKIYFSPLAALPGALFSVWHNLSGSLLAGYWSGRPIKKK, translated from the coding sequence ATGCTGGCAAAACTCACGCGCTTATTCCCTCTGTGGGCGATACTGCTGTCCGTCGCCGCCTATTACACGCCGACCACCTTTACCGGCATCGGCCCCTACGTCAGCCCGCTGCTGATGCTGATCATGTTCGCCATGGGCGTCACGCTGCGGCTGGATGACTTCAAACGGGTGCTGTCGCGCCCCGGGCCGGTGGCCGCCGGGATCTTCCTGCACTATCTGATCATGCCGCTGGCGGCCTGGATCCTGGCGATGCTGTTCCGCATGCCGCCGGATCTTTCCGCCGGCATGGTGCTGGTCGGCAGCGTGGCCAGCGGCACCGCCTCCAACGTGATGATCTATCTGGCCAAGGGCGACGTGGCGCTGTCGGTCACCATCTCGGCGGTATCCACCCTGGTGGGCGTATTCGCCACCCCGCTGCTGACCCGCCTGTACGTCGACGCCAAAATCAGCGTCGATATCATGGGCATGCTGCTGAGCATTCTGCAGATCGTGGTGATCCCGATCGGCCTTGGCCTGATCGTCCATCACGCCTTCACCAAAGCCGTCAAGCGGGTTGAACCGCTGCTGCCGGCGCTGTCGATGGTCTGCATTCTGGCGATCATCAGCGCGGTGGTGGCGGGCAGCCAGAGCCATATCGCCTCGGTCGGCCTGGTGGTGATCATCGCGGTGATCCTGCACAACGCCATCGGGCTGCTGAGCGGCTATTGGGGCGGCAAGCTGTTCGGCTTCGACGAATCCACCTGCCGCACGTTGGCGATCGAGGTCGGCATGCAGAACTCCGGTCTGGCGGCCACCCTGGGCAAGATTTACTTCTCGCCGCTGGCCGCGCTGCCGGGCGCCCTGTTCTCGGTCTGGCACAACCTGTCCGGCTCGCTGCTGGCGGGTTACTGGTCCGGCCGGCCGATCAAGAAGAAATAA